The genomic segment ATCAGCATCCCCGTCTTGCCCTGATCTATCATACGGCCGTCCAGTACACCGGCAGGTCCAGCGATACTGATCTCTTGCTCTTGCGCCATCCGCTCTCCTGATCGTTTTGTCAGTGCCACCCCGCCCCAGGCGGGAAGGCAAAATACGCGAGTAAAGACATATAAAAAAGTGCGTCCAAAAGGTATCAAGCGATAAAAAGACCCGCTAAAAAGCGACGCTTATGCGTGATCAATGAGCATTTTGGGCTGCTTGTTAACACCGCTTTTCCGAGCATTGTCACTTTTGGCTGCACCCGTGAGGATAGCATAGCCAGAAGCGGCATTTAGTAGCATAAGCAAGGCCATATTATTAGAACCAAACGATCTTAATACTACCTTCTTATATGCCCCGAGCCTTGGTATAGTCCGGGCAAATCGTAACACTCAGAGTAATGGCAAGCCCAATCACCTGCGAACGCCGTACCTCTGAATCAGCATCCCAACTTCCGAGAATCAATGTCCCATGATCAGTGACTACCATCTCACTCACCTGAAGCAACTGGAGGCGGAGAGCATCCATATCATCCGTGAGGTTGCCGCAGAATTTGACAACCCGGTAATGATGTATTCCATCGGTAAAGACTCGTCTGTCATGTTGCATCTGGCACGCAAGGCCTTTTATCCAGGTAAACCTCCTTTCCCGCTGTTACACGTGGATACCACCTGGAAATTTCGTGAAATGATCGAGTTCCGGGACAAGGTCGCCAAGGAAGTCGGTATGGATATGATTGTTCATATCAATCAGGACGGTGTTGATCAGGGGATTGGCCCCTTCACCCACGGTTCATCCAAGCACACCGATGTGATGAAAACGGCCGGTCTGAAGCAGGCACTGGATAAGTACGGCTTTGATGCTGCCTTTGGTGGTGCCCGTCGCGACGAAGAAAAATCCCGCGCCAAGGAACGGGTCTATTCCTTCCGCGACAGCAAGCATCGCTGGGATCCGAAAAACCAGCGCCCGGAGCTGTGGAACATCTACAACGGCAAGGTCAACAAGGGTGAAAGCATCCGTGTGTTCCCGCTCTCCAACTGGACTGAGCTGGACA from the Candidatus Thalassolituus haligoni genome contains:
- the cysD gene encoding sulfate adenylyltransferase subunit CysD; this encodes MSDYHLTHLKQLEAESIHIIREVAAEFDNPVMMYSIGKDSSVMLHLARKAFYPGKPPFPLLHVDTTWKFREMIEFRDKVAKEVGMDMIVHINQDGVDQGIGPFTHGSSKHTDVMKTAGLKQALDKYGFDAAFGGARRDEEKSRAKERVYSFRDSKHRWDPKNQRPELWNIYNGKVNKGESIRVFPLSNWTELDIWQYIYLENIDLVPLYFSDKRPVVERDGMLIMVDDERMPLKEGEVPELKSVRFRTLGCYPLTGAVESEATTLPEIIQEMLLTTTSERQGRAIDHDSSGSMEKKKQEGYF